From one Excalfactoria chinensis isolate bCotChi1 chromosome 9, bCotChi1.hap2, whole genome shotgun sequence genomic stretch:
- the RAP2B gene encoding ras-related protein Rap-2b, with protein sequence MREYKVVVLGSGGVGKSALTVQFVTGSFIEKYDPTIEDFYRKEIEVDSSPSVLEILDTAGTEQFASMRDLYIKNGQGFILVYSLVNQQSFQDIKPMRDQIIRVKRYERVPMILVGNKVDLEGEREVSFGEGKALAEEWSCPFMETSAKHKASVDELFAEIVRQMNYAAQPGGDEPCCASCAIL encoded by the coding sequence ATGCGGGAGTACAAGGTGGTGGTGCTGGGCTCGGGCGGCGTGGGCAAGTCCGCCCTCACCGTGCAGTTCGTCACCGGCTCGTTCATCGAGAAGTACGACCCCACCATCGAGGACTTCTACCGCAAGGAGATCGAGGTGGACTCCTCGCCGTCCGTGCTGGAGATCCTGGACACGGCGGGCACCGAGCAGTTCGCCTCCATGCGGGACCTCTACATCAAGAACGGGCAGGGCTTCATCCTGGTGTACAGCCTGGTGAACCAGCAGAGCTTCCAGGACATAAAGCCCATGCGGGACCAGATCATCCGCGTGAAGCGGTACGAGCGGGTGCCCATGATCCTGGTGGGCAACAAGGTGGACCTGGAGGGCGAGCGGGAGGTGTCCTTCGGGGAGGGCAAGGCGCTGGCCGAGGAGTGGAGCTGCCCCTTCATGGAGACCTCGGCCAAGCACAAAGCCTCGGTGGATGAGCTGTTCGCCGAGATCGTCCGCCAGATGAACTACGCCGCGCAGCCCGGCGGGGACGAGCCCTGCTGCGCCTCCTGCGCCATCCTCTGA